The DNA window CGTTAACATGATAGCATGGACAACATTTTTGTTTAACTCTTGCAATCTCAAGTTTACATAATGTTGCAATAGTTCAAAAAACCTTTAAGATGCTATAACGGCAATGCCAGTGGATCTTTGTTACTCGAAAAGTCCCACAAAAACCTAAGGGCTAAGGGCAGCAAAGATGAGATAAATTCTCGTTGAACAAATGGATAGAGTTACTTCTCGCCGTATTCTGTATTTCTGTTGTATTTTTCTAAGGCAAAAATGGTCTTTCTTAGAAAGGCGAGGCAGTGATGTCCTCCCTTTGTTAATAAAAAGAGAAACCACCAGCCCAGGAATGGCATTCAAGGCACTCTAAATACAACCAAGTAATCACTTTCAGAAGTTTGTTTTTCTGGAGTTGAACTGTTACCACACATGAAATTTACATATGTTCTGAGACCATCTTCTGTTGTTCCTGAGAAATGATACTTCTCTATAATGATCATCTTTTGTCTTATCAGGAACCTCTTTTGTCATATGTGGTTGGTCATGAACCTCGTCAGTTACTCTCCATACCTGTGAACCACCACTGGAAATATTCTTGGATATCGAAGATGTCATGTTTGACTGCTGATGTAGTTTACATGCACTCtgttcaatttgagaaatgGAATGCTTTGTATATTTTTTCAAGTAACATGACACATGCTGAGGTTTATCATGGGCACATATCTTGTGGATAATGATATATACTTTTCCCCTGAAATCATTTTCTGTAGCCGGCATATACAAATATGTTGGTTGCTGGTGCACTAAACCGTTTTTGTTTAGTGTTCTTGATTCTCATTGTTAAATAGTTCCCTAATAAACTTTAGTGAGCTCATTCGATGCCAAACTGCACACATGCATACCTGAATCTTTGGTAATCGTCTAGGGCCAGCCATTTTTCTCTACTACTTATGAACCGTTGTGTTCAGTTTTTACTATTCTGGTGTATTAATTTGCTGCAAAACTTATGTATCATGTAAGTATTTTGTGTTGGTGTAAAATCGCTATGctagaaattaagaaaaattaaCAAGACAAGTCAGAGCAACCACATGCATATTTGGAAATTCTGTGCAGTTCATTGTAGAAACAAATTATGCATGAGCCAGCCTTGATAacatattttcaaacttaaGTTGTCTGCTCAGGCTCCAGTATGCAACACCTCTCTTTAGAGGGGCTAAGGCCATTACGGGCACCAGTGGACAAATTGGCTTAGGCATTTCCGAAAGGGGACGCCTATTGGCAATTCAATATGTGTGAGCATTATGGTACAAGACTACCAGTGCAGAGCCTTTTTGGGACACTAACATAAAAACTTGGGTGGGTATCCAAATTGTAGGGTCACTACTCACTGGGTCAAGCAGATAAGTTCTCCATCTTCCAACATTCTTTTTCTATACTCCACAGTACACATATCTGCACACTTATTTGTGATATGGAATATAGTAAGCATTATTCTGGCAAAGAGAAGAcaccttttttttctggtttgcTATTATGAATCAGACGGCAAATATTGCTTCCGGCCGAGTCATGTCATGCTGACTTCATGTTTAGCAAACGCTAATATGCTATATGAACATATCTTTGCTCCTGGCCCAGAAGATGATGATGTTCCACTTGCTACATACACACATTGTGCCTTTTGTCATGCCCCAGTGCCCCAATCATATACTACCGGTATGTACAGACTACAGAGCACTGAGCCCGGTCGTGAGGCAGCCTCTGCCCTCCTGCCGAGGAAAGCCGACGCCATTGCCTTCCCCGCACTGACCCATCATCAACAACTCAACTCAAAATCACAAAACGCCTTGACCGCACACTGCCATACTATTATGTGTGTACTCACTCCGCGAGCTAGGCACGTAGCCACTTCGCCCTGGAATCGAGTGCACGCCCCGCTCGGCTCGGCCAGTGGTCGCGAgctgcacgccgccgctgcctgcaCGCACGAGCGCTGcttcatttcttcttcttcttcactcCTCCTACCGTCGATGACGACTAATTAACCGCCAACCCCACTACCGCCTCTCTCTTTGCTGGCTGCCAttgcctcctctcttcctcggcAAAACAACTTCTCTCCTATTCCCACCTCTTTTCACCCATAAAGCGGAAGTGGATTTTTGTCGGGACATCCTCTCGTTTTGTGCATATCGtttaaaaagttatcaaaaaaattttaaaaaaaattatcaagatATACATTgtgatcaatatatgatatatcttttcgcaaacatgcaagttaaaattcaacttatgtaatttgaaacaaaaataacaacaaATTTGACCGTAAATTACGTGTTCTTTTCACAGTTAAATTTgctatttttgtttctacttgtataagttgaatttaaatatgcatgtttgaagtgacatatcacatatagggtgtgtttagttccacgctaaagttgaaagtttgattaaaattggaatgatgtgacggaaaagttgaaagtttgtgtggtagaaaagttcgatgtgacgtttttgggattcaaagtttggaactaaaccgGGCCATAATCTGCTACACTAAATTTTTTAccatctccgtcccaaaataagtgcagccatagatatCCGTGTCCAGCgttttgactgtccgtcttatttaaaaaaattataaaaaaataaaaatattagtcacacataaagtactattcatgtattatcatttaataacaataaaaatactagtcataattgtttttcaaataagacgaacggtcaaacgttgagcaTGAACGGTGttaaaactgtacttattttgggacagagggagtaatgaTTTTTTAGTGACATGTAAAAACGAGATGATATCCCCTTAAAAAATGAATATAGTTTTTCCCATAAAGCACGCTCCACTTGTGCTGATCCATTCCATGTCAATGGAGTTCATGGAGCCATGgacccatctcctcctcctcctcctccttaaaACTCGTCTTCCCCCCCACGTCTCACCACCATCTAACGtgcgtccatggcggcggcttCAGGCCATAATGCGCGCCTGCTtgcgctcgcgctcgcgctcctGCTCGCCGCGCTGCACCTGCACGGCGTGGTGTGTGACCCCAGCCATACTCACTTCGCCATGGTGTCGCGCAATGCGCCGTCGTGGAGGCCCGATCGCGGTGGACAAGGGAAGGTATCGGCGCCGTCGCTGGATACGTGTGGCTgcgggccggcgccggcgccggcggaccCCCTGAAGGCGGCGTCGCTGGATAAGTGTGgctgcccgccggcgccggcgccgtcgccgtcgccgtcgccggaggacTTCCTGAACGAGAACCTGCAGGCGCTGTACCCGGTGATCCAGGCGTTCAAGGCGACCATCACCAGCGACCCGCGCGGCGTGACGGCGTCGTGGGTCGGCCCCAACCTCTGCGACAGCTACTTCGGCGGCGACATGTACAAGGGCTTCTACTGCGAgcacccgccggcgccgccgggtgCAACGCCGCCGAAGGACAACACCACGCTCACCATCGCGTCCATCGACTTCAACGGCTACGGCCTCGGCGCGCCCAGCCTCGCCGGCTTCGTCGACGCGTTCCCGGACCTAGCGCTCTTCCACGCCAACTCCAACAACTTCTCCGGCGAGGTCCCCGACCTCACCGGCCTCCCGTACTTCTACGAGCTCGACCTCTCCAACAACAACTTCTCCGGCGCGTTCCCGGCCACCGTCGTCccgctcggccgcctcctcttcctcgaccTCCGCTTCAACCGCTTCGTCGGCacggtgccgccgccggtgttCGACCTCACCGTCGTCGCGCTCTTCCTCAACAACAACGGCTTCTACGGCAACATCCCGGACAACTTCGGGAGCACCACGGCGGAGTACCTGGTGGTGGCCAACAACCAGTTCACCGGCCCGATCCCGCGCTCCATCTACAACACGTCGGCGAACCTCTCCGAGGTGCTCTTCCTCAACAACCACCTCTCGGGATGCCTCCCCTACGAGATCGGATTGGTGGAGGGGCTCACCGTGTtcgacgccggcggcaacgACATCACCGGACCCATCCCGCTCTCCCTCGGCTGCCTGGGGCTCGTCGAGGAGCTCAACCTCGCCGGGAACCAGCTGTACGGCCACATCCCCGACGTGCTCTGCGCGCTGGCCAAGACCGGGAAGCTGCAgaacctctccctctccgacAACTACTTCCactccgtcggccgccgccattgcctcgAGCTCGTCCGGAGCAAGGTGCTCGACGTGCGCCTGAACTGCATCCCCAACTTCCCCCACCAGCGGCCGGCGCTCGAGTGCGCCCGCTTCTACGCCGACCCGCCGCAGCACTGCCCCTTCGTGCCGCACATCCCCTGCGACCTGCCGGGCTtcaggccgccggcggcggcgttgcctTCGGCTGTGGCAGctgaagaaggcggcggcggcggaggtggtggcaaCTGAACTGATCAGCGATCACCAACTTTGTCAGCGTTTTGTCGTTCAGATCGCATGATTCCAAACTTTGTAACTGTAGGTCAATAAACGGTAAACGGCCTACCAATTTGTGCCGCAAATCTCAGCCTGACGCATTGCTGACAACAATCTGATATCACATCGCAATAAGAGGGAAGGATGCAAACATGAACATTCTTGCATCCTTCCATTGTATCCTTACAAGTAATCAGTGTTCTGAAATTCACTGATCAGATTGTTGTAGCTATATTTCGACAGAAGTGAATAATGAGAATTTGGAACGGTAAAACAGGATCTTCGTTAATGTATTCTTGAGATGATAAATTATATAGAGTACAAATTGGAGAAGATAAATAAGAGTACAAATTGGATCGAGCTATGTACACAGATCACTGTAAGATAAAAGGCAGGCAGTAGAGTAAATAAGCTGTCCCCTCAAAATGCGACAACGATATATGGAGGCACGGAAGCAGAAATTTCAGAAAGGCTCCACGCTGcctcatcccctctcctcgCCGATTACATGTTATCGATGAGCTCATGCGGTGTTCAGCTTAGCGAGCGTGCGCTTCAAAGCCTTCACGCTCAATGGGCTGTTCTTGCTCTGCACAATTCCAACAAAAGGAAGGTCAGTTCGTACGTTCAAATATCTTGCACAATTCCAACAGAAGAAAGGTCAGTTAGTGCATTACAGTTATCTGAACTATCTTTGGAGCCAAAGCAACCTTCATGTCTAGTTTTTTCAGAAAAAGCATGATGACAAATATTTGCTGAGTTCAGATCATGAAAGCCTCGTGCCTTTTCAAAACTGTATAGCTTGTCGGAGCAGAATACTATGATGAAAACAATCTTTGGAATAGAATGTAGGCAGTATAAAGTTGCAGTAAGAACGAACAAGAAAGCAAGGAGATTACCGCTGAGCAGGTTCCAGCCCGGGTGTTGCAGACAGGGTAGTCAGGCGGGCAGCAGCTGGCATGATCCTTGCAGCAGGTTGCACCTTCAACTGGGCAACAGCCCCAAACCAAGCAGAGATTCCTGAAGCCGAATGCGCAGCAGCAGGTGCTGCCCGCTGGGCAAGAGAAGTTATCATCGCAGACATGGTCAGGGGCGGATGGGGGAGGTGGTGTtggaggagttggaggagtcggAGATGGCTTGGGTGGGTTTGCTCCGCTCTTGGTAGGGTATGATGCCATCATGGCAATGCCACACTTCCCCGTGGTTACATTGATATTGCGCTCCATGCGAACGTATCCAGACTCACCCCACTTCGGGCCCCAAGAGTTGCGGACAATCCAGTAGTCTTTGCCATTGTCAGTGCCATAACCGACGGCAACCACACCATGGTCAAGGCTTGTGCCACACCTACCGCTGAAGACGCCCTGTAATGTAAAAATCAATAGTTGTTACGACCAAAACCTCCTATATGCATGGGGTGATATCTGCAAGTTCATTTACCGAATGATAGAGCTGGAACTCGCGGCCACCAGCCTCAATAGCAACACTGACTGGTTGGTGAGCAACCGCCTTCTGAAGTGATTTCTCATCATTTTGAGGTACATCCTCAAAGCCATCGATGCTCACAACCTTAGCATTTTCCTAAAACAATGCACCCGTTGAAACATTAGCGATTTGCATAATGTGGGAACTGAAAGATGAATGTATGAAGTTATTCATCAGAAAATAAGTTAATACCCTGTTGATGTCACACTTGCCATCTACAGCTTTGTAAGGATAGTCATCTTCAGTATCAATGCCTCCATTCTTAATGATGAAGTCAAAGGCATCATCCATGAGCCCACCGTTGCAGCCACTGTTCTGTCCATTGGTTGAGCATTCTACAAGTTCTTGTTCCGACAATGTGATCATCTCACCAGTAACAAGTTGGTTGATGCTTTCTACTGTGCTTACTGCGGAGAAGGCCCAGCAGCTTCCTGCATCCCACCATTCAAGACCAAAGATGTCAGTAACCATCAAAATAACTAGTGTCATCCAAGAGAGCAACAACTGCAATCATACCGCAAGCAACCAATTGTAATATGAGGCAAGAACCCTAAACTGTTTAATTGTATCAATATTATCAAGATCAAGATGGATAGTAAGATATTTGCAGACATTTGTTTCACCCCTATTTTTACCCACAAAAGTAGTTTGAAGACACCTGTAGGCTAATATCAGCAAACAGCTCCCAGCACAGGATAAAAAGTTTGCTCGACTGAACACGAAAGGTTGATAAGGTGTGATATCCCTTAAAAGTCTTAAAGGCCCAAAATAGTTGCAATGCAAAGCAACATCATCAAATCGGTTTAATGTCGTAGTAGTTGGTTACAGGGTCACCTTGTCCAAAGTATTTGACTGATAGATGCACCGAAAAAGACCTTTAAAAATATAAAGACAAAAGCAGCACAACCACAGAAACGGCAGTCCTAAAATCAGGAAAAAACAAGCTAAGCTAAACTACAATCCTGGAAACAAGGAAACCACACTGAGCAAGTCAGCCCCAACCAACGGCGGGCTTTGAATCTGTTCAAGTCCACACCGCTGTCACTGCACGATTCACAAGTCACAGCCGTTGCCAACTCCAGAAGCAAAGAACGAAGAGAACAAATACCTTACACAGTTAACCCAATGAGAGGATTTTCCAAGAATACATCCTGCATCCACTACGTAATAAATCCTTACCATAGAATTCCAAACAATTATTCGGTCCAGTAAATTATCATCGTATTAAAAGAACAATAACTCTGTCATTAAATCAGATATGCTCATTCAGGGGGGAAAGTCAGCTTTAGCTAGAAAAATGACCCATCTTTTCTAGAGACTAGACGGTGTGTGACTATATAATCATAATCTACTATTATTATGTATATATCAGAAGGAAATCTGCACTGTTTTGCAAGTAGGGGCAAAAGATTACTAGCTGTGAACCTGAATTAACTGTTGTGAAATTGCCCTACTTAGATCCGAGATTAGCGTGACAAATAGATAATCGCATCTAAGCTTTCAATGGTAAATAATCGCACAAGGGAGATGagatgaggaaagagaagaaattccTTACCGCATTGGCCCTGGTTCTTGACGGGGGCGACGGCGCCCTTCTCCCTCCAGTCGACGGACTCCGGCAGCTCCTCCACCCCGTCGTGGCGGTACCTCTccccggcggcgcggctcctCTCGGCGACCTTGGCGCCGAGGAAGGTCGCGCGGAACTCCTCGTTGGTGAGATCGGCGAAGCGGTTCATCCCGAGGCGGAACccgccgcgctcgtcggcgCGGGCGTTGTGGGCGTCGACGAACTTGAGGTTGTCCCAGAACACGTGGAACCGGCGCtcgtgctcgccgccgagcgcgttgggcgagccgccgccgttctcGGCGAGCCAGAGGTCGTACGCGGCGCGCGCCTCGGCCTCCGTGGGCCCCTCCTCCAGCCCCCGCGCCCCGTGCTCCGCGTTGTAGGAGATGATCGACATGTccggcgccgcggtggccgcgccgacgatgagcagcagcaggaacgcggcggcggcggcgcgggcggccatggcggcgacgtggaGACGAGCGTCTCTCTCCAACCTCATcgctttcctcctctctttttttcctcctttttttttccttcttcgtTGGGTTTGTGGTTTTTTGGGCTTGATAGGCTCGATGCGGGTGGGATTTATAGGCGGCGGATGCGTGTTTGGGTCGGCGACTGGAAGAGGAGTTTGGGTTTGGGAATTGGGATGGGATGAGGTGAGGGATCCAACGCCGCTAACTAACAATTCTGATCTGAATTAGGTTGCTAATCGTAACAATTCCTATCTTAATTAGGAGCGAAACAGGGTGGATATTCTCCCCCGAATAAAAAATTTTCCACGGCGAAGTCGATCGAGTAAAAAATTAGGAACCGAATCCTCAAGTAATTAGTAGTATAATCTAGCTCGTGGTAACTGGTAAGACACCTCATCGGTGTCGACCAAATCCGTTGGATCGTAAATAAACAAGAaatctgccccccccccccccccttttctCATCAGGTAATttagatatgccatcggtatctcaatgacataaAGAAACCACATGaatcaatgacatgtgggtcaggatggtatattttaaattttataaaattatataatggCATAGTTCCAATTTTtactttctctctttctcatcACGCAGTAGTATATATTATCCTAATTTAACATGTACTTCATCGGATAAGACTCTGACTACTTGCTGAGAGGGTAATCTTTGCTTTGAAACGCTTTACACCTCCTAGAAAACCACTAAATAATACTCGCGTGCTGTAATCGCATGCCATAATCTTGTCAATTGTCACTAATAATAGGGCAATACTATCTTCATTTGCACCATGCCGTTAAAGTGATCCCGTCACTGATGGATGGCTGCGGTCGCTGTACTGCAGCTACCCATCGTAGACTGGCCGGTGACGCACACCGGCACacgcggccatcgccgccgtgtaCGTGGCGAGACACCATTTTCGGGCGCCCGAGCGAGGCGTCAACGATGGGCAACTGCCGGCgagcgcgaggcggcggtcggACGAATCTCGTGTTCCTTTCGTTCCGTGGTGGCGCGTCCTACCGCGGTACTCGCTAcctcccaaaatataatgattTTAAACTACGGTTTCTAAAATATTAATTTGACTAACAATATCTACAAAACTAATATTTTAagttaaaaaattacatattatgatagtttgtttaatgataataTTATCAATTTTAcctgattgatcttttttaatttttttactattaataattaaagtttaaattttttgatttttttatggtggttaaattttttttgactcGCTACTCTGCTACAAAATAAttagtatattttaagacggaggtgTACTAGATACGTATCACGACACCGGGGCAGTTGGTCCCCCAATCACGGCCGTTTGCTTACCCGATAAGGAAAAAGAGTTGGGAGGAGACACAACTCGCCCATGCACTGCACAGAGAGCGGCTGGTTGGTCACCACGGTGGCGTACACGAACACGGTCGATCGGGAGACGCCATGCATGTTCGCGGCCGCTCGCCGGCCGGTGTCAGCGGTGGCCGGTGACCGGGGGTCTGAAATCCTATCCGATCTCCTTGGGAACCGGAGCCCCGTGCGCGAACATGAGCATCACAACGTCTGAACATGACGGGAACGTGGCTGGGGTCCGTCCCTTCCCTTCGCAGCCCGAAATGCGCAACGTGCTGCAGATCAGTGGTTGATTACtccatgcttgtttatgtgcacCACCGGGGACCAGTGAGTAGATCACGTGTTAATCGGCCGCACACACTGACGGGATAGTGCCGTACTAGAATCATCGGCACTGGTGTACGAAGCGCTACTGTAGTAGTTGCCGCTTTTCACCGATGGATACCAGGGAAATCCAACGTGCAATCTGCCGCGAGGTTTaccgggcggcgggcggcgaggtcggcaaATTTTGCCCGAGACGCGGGCAGTCGGCAGTGTGGCCAACTCCGCGTGAATTTCTTTTGCCCACTCGGGGGAGGTTTGCTTCCGCGATTTCGCCTCCGATCCTGCAGTTGCTTGGCTTGAGCGGCCACTTCTCCGCTCCGCTTGCTGCTGTGGCCTGTGGCATGTCCGCGCTGTATGTGCAGCGTCAGCGCGGCTCGCGCAACACGCGTCTGTTGCGTACTATCTCCCCACCGTGTTGGTTGATGGCCACATCGCACGCCTTCCAGTCTCGCCGGTGTCCTGGTGTGCCCTGCTGACCCAATGAACGCACAGTAGCATCGTTTTGCTCATCGAAGAGCCGAAGATATGTCCAGGCAGCTACAGATTGTCTATTTGTCtactttttcttttgaaagagAATTACTAAAtgtcaattaaaaaaaatctatctttGCCTGTGAGCATTGCTAGTGGCCGGTGTCTACTAGCTAGCCAAGAGCCAAAAACGGGTGATCCAATAGCTGTAGGACACTGCGCCGACCGGAGCCCATCTCCCACAGATTCCAGTCGATTCCTCTTATCGTctcctattatttttttcccacgAGAATTCAGATGGTATCGACAATATCCTAGAGTAGGCTCCGTCCTCGTGCACCAATTATTCATGCACGCAATAATAATTTGAATAGTGCAACTATGATTAATTGGAAGGATTAGCTTGTTGCCCTACGCAACGCACAACCCCAAACCCAACTGACGGGGTTAATATATATCACCAGCACGACTAATGACATGTCAATTAAACTTTGATTATCCGAGTCATCATCGAATGGCTTTCTTATCTCGCAACTCGCACATTGCTTTTTCAGTGACCCAAAGGGAGCTCTCACAAAGTCCCAAAAGGAAAGCATTTGACTCTGAGTTAGTGCGAGCCACGTTTTGCCATTTTTCTGATTGCAAGATGCTTTCCCTTCCTGACTGACCCAGGAGGGCTTCACCGATTGCTAAGCAACAACCCTGTAGCTTCGTCTtatggattttctttttctgtaatCACATGGGGGTATGGACTTGTAGCTGGTGAAGTAGATAAGCTGCTTACCAGATAAGATACTTCACGAGAAAACAGTATTATATTAAAACAGATACTTTCACAAGAACATGAAGGCAATTGTGACTGACTGGCTATATATACTCCAGGATGAACCCATTATACTATCCCTCCATCTCAAACAATAGAGcgtatttttgttttgttaggaCAGGGAATACTCTATTATGATATAATTCTCACAAAATTAATATGCTTTGCACGACTGATCATTGTTTTACATGGCATTGATCCACAGGTAAAGTATGTATGAAGAAAAGAAGCTATGTATCAACAGCTCATTCATGTTTCTGTGCCCACTGAGATCACCACCTCACCGTCAGTCCCATGATCCCATCCTGAAACTTGGACAGGCTTAACAACAGTCAGTCAGCAGAAGGCAGTGACGTGAAGCCGTCAACTGGGCAAGAGAAAAATCACCATCTAGATCATGGCGTCCAAGCAAGGTAGACCGCAGACATCTCTCTTCAAAACTGATGCCCCGCACATTCCTGGCGGCTACACACTGAGGAGAACATCACCCTCGTCGACCATGTTCATATGCAAAGAGCTCCTAGATCTGGTGCAACTTTAGAATCGTGATCCCGGATGGCTGGTGTTTCATCttgttctttcttcttttgcttcttCCCCTTCTGGCCTTTCCCTTGGCCACCTTTGGTCCTGATAGTAAAGCACATTAAGCAGATAGTATTAGTACATAACACTTCCAGCATTGTGTTAAACATGCAATGCAACTAACCTCCCtagtgaaaaaagaaatagtaaTCAGGTCGGTGACTTTCAGGCATATGGGATAAGTGCATATTTTGCAGCAATACTGTTAAGGTTTCATAGGCCAGATACAACAGCAGCAATGCACTATGCAAATACGCTGGAAATATTGATTTCACCCCCCAAAAATTCCATTTGAAAGAATGCTTACAATGCGAACAGCAGGACATAAGTTCAGTTGTAGAATAGAATATGGTAAAAGACAAACAAAAGGACAGAAACATTATAAAGGGGATTAGCTATATTTAAGACACCACATTTTccaccaaaaaacaaaaaaaaattaaaacaaaatctCAATACTTACACCATATTTTTTGCAGCACACACTATATAAGAGAATTAGGATGAAAACAATTAATTACCTACTTGAAAGAGGAGATAGTAGAGCGAAACATACTTACATAGGAGTATAAAAGAATGGTAGCAATCCGAATGGGAAAAAAATGACTGAAATCAAGTCAAAAATGTGGCGCCATATTTTTA is part of the Oryza glaberrima chromosome 4, OglaRS2, whole genome shotgun sequence genome and encodes:
- the LOC127770491 gene encoding uncharacterized protein At4g06744-like — protein: MAAASGHNARLLALALALLLAALHLHGVVCDPSHTHFAMVSRNAPSWRPDRGGQGKVSAPSLDTCGCGPAPAPADPLKAASLDKCGCPPAPAPSPSPSPEDFLNENLQALYPVIQAFKATITSDPRGVTASWVGPNLCDSYFGGDMYKGFYCEHPPAPPGATPPKDNTTLTIASIDFNGYGLGAPSLAGFVDAFPDLALFHANSNNFSGEVPDLTGLPYFYELDLSNNNFSGAFPATVVPLGRLLFLDLRFNRFVGTVPPPVFDLTVVALFLNNNGFYGNIPDNFGSTTAEYLVVANNQFTGPIPRSIYNTSANLSEVLFLNNHLSGCLPYEIGLVEGLTVFDAGGNDITGPIPLSLGCLGLVEELNLAGNQLYGHIPDVLCALAKTGKLQNLSLSDNYFHSVGRRHCLELVRSKVLDVRLNCIPNFPHQRPALECARFYADPPQHCPFVPHIPCDLPGFRPPAAALPSAVAAEEGGGGGGGGN
- the LOC127770492 gene encoding oryzain beta chain, translated to MRLERDARLHVAAMAARAAAAAFLLLLIVGAATAAPDMSIISYNAEHGARGLEEGPTEAEARAAYDLWLAENGGGSPNALGGEHERRFHVFWDNLKFVDAHNARADERGGFRLGMNRFADLTNEEFRATFLGAKVAERSRAAGERYRHDGVEELPESVDWREKGAVAPVKNQGQCGSCWAFSAVSTVESINQLVTGEMITLSEQELVECSTNGQNSGCNGGLMDDAFDFIIKNGGIDTEDDYPYKAVDGKCDINRENAKVVSIDGFEDVPQNDEKSLQKAVAHQPVSVAIEAGGREFQLYHSGVFSGRCGTSLDHGVVAVGYGTDNGKDYWIVRNSWGPKWGESGYVRMERNINVTTGKCGIAMMASYPTKSGANPPKPSPTPPTPPTPPPPSAPDHVCDDNFSCPAGSTCCCAFGFRNLCLVWGCCPVEGATCCKDHASCCPPDYPVCNTRAGTCSASKNSPLSVKALKRTLAKLNTA